In Sodalis ligni, a single genomic region encodes these proteins:
- the hisP gene encoding histidine ABC transporter ATP-binding protein HisP, translating into MQDTKLLIQELHKRYGDQEVLKGVSLEARAGDVISIIGSSGSGKSTFLRCINFLEKPSEGSISVNNVDIHMVRDHDGQLKVFDKKQLQLLRTRLTMVFQHFNLWSHMTVLENVMEAPVQVLGLSKREAHDRAVRYLDKVGIDERARAKYPINLSGGQQQRVSIARALAMEPDVLLFDEPTSALDPELVGEVLRIMQKLAEEGKTMVVVTHEMEFARHVSSHVIFLHQGVIEEEGPPAEVFGNPKSPRLQQFLSGALK; encoded by the coding sequence ATGCAAGACACTAAGTTATTGATTCAAGAATTGCACAAGCGCTATGGGGATCAGGAAGTCCTCAAGGGGGTTTCCCTGGAAGCGCGGGCAGGGGATGTCATCAGCATTATCGGATCCTCCGGATCCGGTAAAAGCACGTTTTTACGCTGTATCAATTTCCTGGAAAAGCCCAGCGAAGGGTCTATCAGCGTCAATAACGTCGATATCCACATGGTGCGCGACCATGACGGCCAGCTCAAGGTTTTCGATAAAAAGCAGCTGCAGCTGCTGCGTACCCGCCTGACCATGGTGTTTCAGCATTTCAACCTGTGGAGCCACATGACGGTGCTGGAAAATGTCATGGAAGCGCCGGTGCAGGTGCTGGGCCTGAGCAAACGGGAAGCCCATGACCGGGCGGTCCGCTACCTGGATAAAGTGGGTATAGACGAGCGCGCCCGGGCGAAATATCCCATCAATCTCTCCGGCGGACAGCAGCAGCGGGTTTCCATTGCCCGCGCGCTGGCGATGGAGCCCGATGTACTGCTGTTTGACGAACCGACGTCCGCGCTCGATCCCGAACTGGTGGGGGAAGTCCTGCGTATCATGCAAAAACTGGCGGAGGAGGGTAAAACCATGGTGGTGGTGACTCATGAAATGGAATTTGCCCGGCACGTCTCCAGTCACGTGATTTTCCTGCATCAGGGGGTTATCGAAGAGGAGGGGCCGCCGGCCGAGGTGTTCGGTAATCCGAAAAGCCCGCGCCTGCAGCAGTTCCTTTCCGGCGCGCTGAAATAA
- a CDS encoding UbiX family flavin prenyltransferase has product MTKKRLIVGLTGASGAIYGVRLLQVLKSIEGVETHLVLSNAARQTLALETDYSVRDLQALADEVHDSRDIAASISSGSFKTAGMAVLPCSMKTLSAIVNSYTDGLLSRAADVVLKERRTLVLCVRETPLHLGHLRLMTAAAEMGAVIMPPVPAFYHRPSSLQDIIDQTVNRVLDQFDIELPHDLFARWQGS; this is encoded by the coding sequence ATGACGAAAAAACGACTGATTGTGGGCCTTACCGGGGCCAGCGGGGCAATCTATGGCGTACGGCTGCTGCAAGTGCTGAAATCGATTGAGGGTGTCGAGACCCATCTGGTGCTGAGCAACGCCGCGCGCCAGACTTTGGCGCTGGAAACCGATTATAGCGTGCGCGATCTGCAGGCCTTGGCTGACGAGGTGCACGACAGCCGCGATATCGCCGCCAGTATCAGTTCCGGTTCGTTTAAAACCGCCGGCATGGCGGTTCTGCCCTGCTCGATGAAAACCCTGTCCGCCATTGTCAACAGCTACACCGACGGCCTGTTGTCCAGGGCGGCGGACGTCGTATTAAAAGAACGCCGCACCCTGGTGCTCTGCGTGCGCGAAACGCCTTTGCATCTGGGCCACCTGCGCTTAATGACCGCCGCGGCGGAAATGGGGGCGGTAATCATGCCGCCGGTGCCGGCGTTCTATCACCGACCCTCTTCCCTGCAGGATATTATCGATCAAACGGTTAACCGGGTGCTGGATCAATTTGACATTGAGCTTCCCCACGACCTGTTTGCCCGCTGGCAGGGCTCCTGA
- the argT gene encoding lysine/arginine/ornithine ABC transporter substrate-binding protein ArgT, producing MNKLVKVLPLILAMACAGSVFAAVPKSIKIGTDPTYAPFESKDSSGQLVGFDIDLAKELCKRIQTKCTFVESDFDALIPSLKAKKIDAIISSLSITEKRQQEIDFTDKLYAADARLIAKAGTNITPTLDSLKGKRVGVLQGSTQEAYANANWQPKGIDVVAYANQDLIYADLAAGRIDVAFQDEVAASEGFLKQPAGKGYVFAGPSVKDDKFFGVGTGMGLRKDETDLKAALNKAFADMRKDGTYDKFAKKYFDFDVYGG from the coding sequence ATGAATAAGCTGGTTAAAGTTCTTCCTCTTATATTGGCAATGGCTTGCGCCGGAAGCGTTTTCGCGGCGGTACCAAAAAGCATCAAGATAGGCACCGATCCCACCTATGCCCCGTTTGAATCCAAGGATTCCAGCGGTCAGCTGGTGGGGTTCGATATCGATTTGGCGAAAGAACTTTGTAAGCGTATCCAAACAAAGTGCACCTTTGTGGAAAGTGATTTCGATGCCTTGATTCCCTCCTTGAAAGCCAAAAAAATCGATGCCATCATCTCCTCTTTGTCCATTACCGAAAAACGCCAGCAGGAAATTGATTTTACTGACAAACTGTATGCCGCCGATGCGCGCCTGATTGCCAAAGCCGGCACCAATATCACCCCGACGCTGGATTCCCTGAAGGGTAAACGCGTGGGCGTATTGCAGGGTTCGACCCAGGAAGCGTACGCCAACGCCAACTGGCAGCCCAAAGGTATCGATGTGGTGGCCTACGCGAACCAGGATCTGATTTATGCCGATCTCGCCGCCGGCCGTATCGATGTGGCGTTCCAGGATGAAGTGGCCGCTAGCGAAGGCTTCTTGAAACAGCCCGCGGGCAAAGGCTATGTTTTTGCCGGTCCGTCGGTGAAAGACGATAAATTCTTTGGCGTGGGTACCGGTATGGGCTTGCGTAAAGATGAAACGGATCTGAAAGCCGCGTTGAATAAAGCTTTTGCCGATATGCGCAAAGACGGCACATACGACAAGTTTGCCAAGAAATACTTTGATTTCGACGTTTACGGCGGTTAA
- the accD gene encoding acetyl-CoA carboxylase, carboxyltransferase subunit beta: MSWIERILNKSTITPARRANIPEGVWTKCDSCGQVLYRAELERNLEVCPKCDHHMRMTARARLLSFLDKGSEVELGSELEPRDILKFKDSKKYKDRLAAAQKATNEKDALVVMKGSLYGMPVVAASFEFAFIGGSMSSVVGARFVRAVEQALEDECPLICFSASGGARMQEALLSLMQMAKTSAALAKLRARRLPYISVMTDPTMGGVSASLAMLGDLNVAEPKALIGFAGPRVIEQTVREKLPAGFQRSEFLLEKGAIDMIVRRPELRLKLAGLLAKFTHRPQPEATHMPEPRQEFIPEEHQDGV; this comes from the coding sequence ATGAGCTGGATTGAACGAATTCTCAATAAGAGCACTATCACCCCGGCGCGCAGGGCGAATATCCCTGAAGGCGTCTGGACGAAATGCGATAGCTGCGGCCAGGTTTTATATCGTGCGGAGCTTGAGCGCAACCTGGAGGTTTGTCCCAAATGCGATCACCATATGCGTATGACCGCGCGCGCGCGTTTGCTCTCCTTCCTGGATAAAGGCAGCGAAGTGGAGCTGGGCAGCGAGCTCGAACCGCGGGACATTCTCAAATTCAAAGATTCGAAAAAATACAAGGATCGCCTGGCGGCGGCCCAGAAGGCCACCAACGAAAAAGACGCCCTGGTGGTCATGAAAGGCTCGTTATACGGTATGCCGGTGGTGGCCGCGTCGTTTGAATTCGCCTTTATCGGCGGCTCCATGTCGTCAGTGGTGGGCGCGCGTTTCGTCCGGGCGGTGGAGCAGGCGCTGGAAGACGAATGTCCGCTGATCTGTTTTTCCGCCAGCGGCGGCGCCCGCATGCAGGAAGCGCTGCTGTCGCTGATGCAAATGGCGAAGACCAGCGCCGCCCTGGCAAAACTGCGGGCCCGGCGTTTACCCTATATTTCCGTGATGACCGATCCCACCATGGGCGGCGTTTCGGCAAGCCTGGCCATGCTCGGCGATCTGAACGTCGCCGAACCGAAAGCGCTGATAGGCTTCGCCGGTCCGCGGGTGATAGAGCAGACGGTACGGGAAAAATTGCCGGCCGGTTTCCAGCGCAGCGAGTTCCTGCTGGAAAAAGGGGCTATCGACATGATCGTGCGCCGGCCGGAGCTGCGCCTGAAACTGGCCGGTCTGCTGGCCAAATTTACCCACCGGCCCCAGCCGGAAGCCACCCATATGCCGGAACCGCGACAAGAATTCATTCCCGAGGAGCATCAGGACGGGGTATAA
- a CDS encoding DedA family protein — protein sequence MELIHFVVDFILHIDVHLAELVAQYGIWIYAILFLILFCETGLVVTPFLPGDSLLFVAGALAALPSNSLDVHLMALLMACAAVLGDAINYTIGRLFGEKLFSRPDSRIFRRSYLDKTHGFYARHGGKTIILARFVPIVRTFAPFVAGMGHMSYRHFALFNIAGGVLWVALFTYAGYLFGDLPVVQSNLNLLIVAIIVLSVLPGLIEVWRHRRAARRG from the coding sequence ATGGAATTGATCCATTTTGTCGTAGATTTTATCTTGCATATTGACGTTCATTTGGCGGAGTTGGTGGCGCAGTACGGCATCTGGATTTATGCCATCCTGTTTTTGATTCTGTTTTGCGAAACCGGCCTGGTGGTGACGCCTTTTTTACCGGGAGACTCGCTGTTGTTCGTCGCCGGCGCGCTGGCCGCCTTGCCGTCCAACAGCCTGGATGTGCATCTGATGGCGCTGTTGATGGCCTGTGCGGCGGTGCTGGGGGATGCGATCAACTACACCATCGGACGGCTGTTCGGCGAAAAGCTGTTCAGCCGTCCCGATTCCAGGATTTTCCGCCGCAGCTATCTGGATAAAACCCACGGGTTTTATGCCCGCCACGGCGGCAAAACCATTATCCTGGCCCGTTTTGTGCCAATCGTCCGCACCTTCGCGCCGTTTGTGGCCGGCATGGGACATATGTCATATCGTCATTTCGCCCTGTTCAACATTGCCGGCGGCGTGTTATGGGTTGCCCTGTTCACCTATGCCGGCTATCTGTTCGGCGATTTGCCGGTGGTGCAGAGTAATCTTAATTTACTGATTGTGGCCATTATCGTACTGTCCGTATTGCCCGGTCTGATAGAAGTGTGGCGGCACCGGCGGGCCGCACGGCGAGGATAA
- the purF gene encoding amidophosphoribosyltransferase, with protein MCGIVGIAGFMPVNQSIYDALTVLQHRGQDAAGIVTIDALNCFRLRKANGLVKDVFEARHMQRLQGNMGIGHVRYPTAGSSSASEAQPFYVNSPFGITLAHNGNLTNAHELRTKLFDKGRRHINTTSDSEILLNIFASELDRFPDYPLEADNIFAAVAATHQQIRGAYAVVGMIIGHGLVAFRDPNGISPLVIGKRTLADGRNEYMVASESVALDTLGFEFLRDVAPGEAVYITEKGQLFTRQCAENPQNHPCLFEYVYFARPDSFIDKVSVYSARVRMGQKLGEKIAREWEDLDIDVVIPIPETSCDIALEIARILNLPYRQGFVKNRYVGRTFIMPGQQVRRKSVRRKLNANRAEFRDKNVLLVDDSIVRGTTSEQIVEMAREAGARNVYLASAAPEIRFPNVYGIDMPSATELIAHGREVDEIRTLIGADALIFQDLSDLEQAVREDNPDIAQFESSVFNGIYVTKDVDQRYLDYLESLRNDDAKAVRMQNEVENLEMYNEG; from the coding sequence ATGTGCGGTATTGTCGGTATCGCCGGTTTTATGCCGGTCAACCAGTCGATTTATGACGCGTTAACGGTGCTTCAGCATCGTGGGCAGGACGCCGCGGGCATCGTCACCATCGATGCATTGAACTGCTTTCGTTTGCGCAAAGCCAACGGCCTGGTGAAAGACGTCTTTGAAGCCCGGCATATGCAACGGCTGCAAGGCAACATGGGCATCGGCCATGTCCGTTATCCCACGGCCGGCAGTTCCAGCGCTTCCGAAGCCCAGCCCTTTTATGTCAATTCCCCGTTCGGCATCACCCTGGCCCACAACGGCAACCTGACCAATGCCCATGAGCTGCGTACCAAGCTGTTCGATAAAGGGCGCCGGCATATCAATACCACGTCCGATTCGGAAATTCTGCTGAACATTTTCGCCAGCGAATTGGACCGGTTTCCGGATTATCCCCTGGAAGCGGACAATATCTTTGCCGCCGTGGCCGCGACCCATCAGCAGATCCGCGGCGCGTATGCCGTGGTGGGAATGATCATCGGCCACGGGCTGGTGGCGTTCCGCGATCCCAACGGCATCAGTCCGCTGGTGATCGGCAAACGCACCCTGGCCGACGGACGCAACGAATATATGGTGGCGTCGGAAAGCGTGGCGCTGGATACCCTGGGTTTTGAATTCCTGCGCGACGTGGCTCCTGGCGAAGCGGTGTACATCACCGAAAAAGGCCAGCTGTTTACCCGCCAGTGCGCTGAAAACCCGCAGAACCATCCCTGCCTGTTTGAATATGTCTATTTCGCCCGCCCGGATTCTTTTATCGATAAAGTGTCCGTTTATAGCGCGCGGGTGCGCATGGGCCAGAAACTGGGTGAGAAAATCGCCCGCGAATGGGAAGATCTGGATATCGACGTGGTGATCCCGATTCCGGAAACGTCTTGCGATATCGCCCTTGAAATCGCCCGCATCCTGAATCTGCCCTATCGTCAGGGGTTTGTGAAAAACCGCTATGTCGGCCGGACGTTTATCATGCCGGGCCAGCAGGTTCGCCGCAAATCGGTGCGCCGCAAACTCAATGCCAATCGCGCCGAGTTCCGCGATAAGAATGTGCTGCTGGTGGATGACTCCATCGTCCGGGGCACCACCTCCGAGCAAATCGTGGAAATGGCGCGGGAGGCTGGGGCCCGTAACGTCTATCTGGCCTCCGCCGCGCCGGAAATCCGTTTTCCCAATGTCTACGGCATCGATATGCCCAGCGCCACCGAACTGATTGCCCACGGCCGCGAGGTGGATGAAATCCGCACGCTGATTGGCGCCGATGCGTTGATATTCCAGGATCTTAGCGACCTGGAACAGGCGGTGCGCGAGGATAACCCGGATATTGCGCAGTTTGAATCCTCGGTGTTCAACGGCATTTACGTCACCAAGGATGTGGATCAGCGCTATCTGGACTATCTGGAATCCTTGCGTAATGATGACGCCAAAGCGGTCCGGATGCAGAATGAAGTGGAAAATCTGGAAATGTATAACGAAGGTTGA
- a CDS encoding histidine ABC transporter permease HisQ: MFYGYAQLIFNGALVTLELAISSVLLSVVIGLFGAGAKLSQSRVLAGIFEGYTTLIRGVPDLVLMLLIFYGLQIALNSVTEAVGMDQIDIDPMSAGIITLGFIYGAYFTETFRGAFMAVPRGQIEAATAFGMSSRQIFRRIMFPAMMRFALPGIGNNWQVILKATALVSLLGLEDVVKTTQLAGKGTFHPFYFAIVAGVVYLIFTTLSNGVLLWLTRRYSHGVKKAEL, encoded by the coding sequence ATGTTTTATGGCTACGCACAACTTATTTTTAACGGTGCCCTGGTCACCCTCGAACTGGCGATAAGCTCCGTTTTGCTCTCGGTGGTTATCGGTCTTTTCGGCGCGGGGGCAAAGCTATCCCAAAGCCGTGTGCTGGCGGGCATCTTTGAAGGCTATACCACGCTTATCCGCGGCGTGCCCGATCTGGTGCTGATGCTGCTGATTTTCTACGGCCTGCAAATCGCCCTCAACAGCGTGACCGAGGCTGTGGGCATGGATCAGATCGATATCGATCCCATGTCGGCGGGCATCATTACCCTGGGCTTCATTTACGGTGCCTATTTCACCGAAACCTTCCGGGGCGCCTTCATGGCGGTGCCAAGAGGGCAAATCGAAGCGGCTACGGCCTTCGGCATGTCCAGCCGGCAAATTTTCCGCCGCATCATGTTTCCCGCCATGATGCGTTTTGCCTTGCCCGGCATCGGTAACAACTGGCAGGTTATCCTCAAAGCCACCGCCCTGGTGTCCCTGCTGGGCCTGGAAGACGTGGTGAAAACCACCCAGCTGGCCGGTAAAGGCACTTTCCATCCGTTCTATTTCGCCATTGTGGCCGGCGTGGTGTATCTGATATTTACCACGTTGTCTAACGGGGTTTTGCTGTGGCTGACGCGCCGCTACTCCCACGGTGTTAAAAAGGCCGAACTATGA
- the dedD gene encoding cell division protein DedD — protein sequence MASKFQNRLVGTIIIVALGVIVLPGLLDGKKKHYQDEFAAIPLVPKPGDTDETEVSPQANQALPSQPPEGAGAAVEQANNAPAGESQSATPVPDAPEQPAIVVPKPDAPAARQEQVKPAPRPAQAKPAVKPENRPSSPAAQTAPAKPIARPESKPAPSAEDTAPRPVAAAPKPAAPAPKPEAQQTTEQAPKGQAWVVQLGALKNAAKVTEITAKLRLSGYRVYTVPSQPVAGQITRIFVGPDASKDKLQGALPEMNQLSGLSGQLRAYQVR from the coding sequence GTGGCGAGTAAATTTCAAAACCGCCTGGTGGGCACCATTATCATCGTCGCGCTGGGAGTTATAGTGCTGCCGGGCCTGCTGGACGGCAAAAAGAAGCATTATCAGGATGAATTCGCCGCCATCCCCCTGGTGCCCAAACCGGGGGATACCGATGAAACCGAGGTGTCTCCCCAGGCCAACCAGGCGTTGCCCAGCCAGCCGCCGGAAGGGGCGGGGGCTGCCGTGGAGCAGGCTAACAACGCCCCGGCAGGGGAGTCGCAGTCGGCGACGCCGGTCCCCGATGCCCCTGAACAACCCGCCATTGTGGTGCCAAAGCCCGATGCGCCCGCCGCGCGTCAGGAGCAGGTGAAACCGGCGCCCCGTCCGGCGCAGGCCAAGCCGGCGGTGAAGCCGGAAAACAGACCGTCGTCCCCGGCGGCTCAAACGGCGCCGGCGAAACCAATCGCCAGACCGGAAAGCAAGCCGGCGCCCTCCGCGGAGGATACGGCGCCCAGGCCCGTGGCCGCGGCACCGAAACCCGCCGCGCCGGCGCCGAAGCCCGAAGCACAGCAAACCACCGAACAGGCGCCGAAGGGCCAGGCCTGGGTGGTACAGCTGGGGGCGTTGAAAAACGCCGCCAAGGTGACTGAAATCACCGCCAAGCTGAGGCTGTCGGGTTATCGGGTCTATACCGTGCCGTCCCAACCGGTGGCGGGCCAGATTACCCGGATCTTTGTCGGACCGGACGCCTCAAAGGATAAGCTGCAGGGCGCGCTGCCGGAAATGAATCAGCTAAGCGGCCTGAGCGGCCAGCTGCGTGCCTATCAGGTACGTTAA
- the truA gene encoding tRNA pseudouridine(38-40) synthase TruA has translation MSQAVSGFASAPMKIALGIEYDGSRFYGWQRQQEVVSIQACLEQALSKVADEPVTVFCAGRTDAGVHATGQVVHFETRARREDAAWTLGVNANLPADVAVRWVSGVAAEFHARFSATARRYRYIIYNHPYRPAILSRGVTHFYHQLDEHKMERAGRCLLGEHDFTSFRAMQCQSRTPWRNVKHLTVTRQGAYVVVDIKANAFVHHMVRNIVGSLMEVGCGRQGEGWIEELLAARDRTLAAATAKAEGLYLVAVDYPASFALPVPALGPLFLAE, from the coding sequence ATGTCGCAGGCGGTATCGGGATTCGCCTCGGCGCCGATGAAAATCGCGCTGGGCATTGAGTACGACGGCAGCCGTTTTTACGGCTGGCAACGGCAGCAGGAGGTGGTCAGCATCCAGGCTTGCCTGGAACAGGCCTTGTCCAAGGTGGCGGACGAACCGGTGACGGTGTTTTGCGCCGGTCGCACCGATGCCGGCGTGCACGCCACCGGCCAGGTGGTGCATTTTGAAACCCGCGCCCGTCGCGAGGATGCCGCCTGGACCCTGGGAGTGAACGCCAATTTGCCGGCGGACGTGGCGGTGCGCTGGGTGTCCGGCGTGGCGGCGGAATTTCACGCGCGTTTTAGCGCCACGGCCCGCCGTTATCGCTATATTATTTATAATCATCCTTATCGCCCGGCCATATTGTCCCGCGGCGTGACGCATTTTTATCATCAGCTGGATGAACATAAAATGGAACGGGCCGGGCGCTGCCTGCTGGGAGAGCATGATTTCACGTCATTTCGCGCAATGCAGTGCCAATCCCGCACCCCGTGGCGCAATGTTAAACATTTAACGGTCACCCGTCAGGGCGCTTATGTGGTGGTGGATATTAAAGCGAATGCTTTCGTGCATCATATGGTTCGTAATATTGTAGGCAGCCTAATGGAAGTGGGGTGCGGGCGCCAGGGGGAGGGCTGGATTGAAGAGCTGCTGGCGGCCCGCGACAGAACCCTGGCGGCGGCTACCGCCAAAGCGGAAGGCTTATATTTGGTGGCGGTGGATTATCCGGCGAGCTTTGCTTTGCCCGTGCCGGCCTTGGGACCGTTGTTTTTGGCGGAATAA
- the folC gene encoding bifunctional tetrahydrofolate synthase/dihydrofolate synthase, with protein sequence MEKLLTPQATSPLAAWLYYLERLHAKTIDLGLERVGSAAARLQLLRPARWVFTVAGTNGKGTTCRLLETILQAAGYSVGVYSSPHMLHYAERVRIRGEELPEARHSEAMAAIESGRGDISLSYFEFGTLAALWLFKQARLDVVILEVGLGGRLDATNIVDADVSVITSIGLDHTELLGPDRESIGREKAGILRGGKPAVIGEPDRPSSIDLYGQTVGAKLYCRDRDWWYERNEDSWCWRDEEVSYTGLPLPAIPLANAATALAALRRSSLKYDEAAIRHGLETASLPGRFQIVRRHPLCILDVAHNPHAAGYLSAQLSQLAVAGKVRAVVGMLADKDIPATLDCLRGQVDEWYCAGLDGPRGASAAQVAAHLDRARRFDDVVDAWRQALQDADPADCILVFGSFHTVAPVLAVVNAEKQRGE encoded by the coding sequence ATGGAAAAGCTTCTTACTCCTCAAGCCACGTCGCCGCTGGCCGCGTGGCTTTATTACCTTGAGCGCCTGCATGCCAAAACCATCGATCTGGGCCTGGAACGGGTAGGATCGGCGGCCGCCCGCCTGCAGTTGCTGCGGCCCGCGCGGTGGGTTTTCACCGTGGCGGGCACCAACGGCAAAGGCACCACCTGCCGTCTCCTGGAAACGATTTTGCAGGCCGCGGGCTATAGCGTCGGCGTCTACAGCTCGCCCCATATGCTGCATTATGCCGAACGGGTGCGTATCCGCGGCGAAGAATTGCCCGAAGCGCGGCACAGCGAGGCCATGGCGGCTATTGAGTCAGGCCGCGGCGACATCTCCCTCAGCTATTTCGAATTCGGCACCCTGGCGGCCCTGTGGCTGTTTAAACAGGCGCGTCTGGACGTGGTTATCCTCGAGGTCGGGCTGGGCGGACGCCTGGACGCTACCAATATCGTCGATGCGGATGTGTCGGTCATCACCAGCATCGGTCTTGACCACACTGAATTATTGGGACCGGATCGCGAAAGCATCGGCCGGGAAAAGGCCGGCATCCTGCGCGGCGGCAAACCGGCGGTAATCGGTGAGCCGGACCGTCCGTCCTCTATCGACCTCTACGGACAAACCGTGGGGGCGAAGCTGTACTGCCGCGATCGCGACTGGTGGTATGAACGGAATGAGGACAGCTGGTGCTGGCGTGACGAAGAAGTTTCATACACCGGCCTGCCGCTGCCGGCGATTCCGCTGGCCAATGCCGCCACCGCCCTGGCCGCCCTGCGGCGTTCGTCTCTCAAGTACGACGAGGCGGCCATCCGCCATGGACTCGAGACGGCGTCCCTGCCGGGCCGTTTCCAGATTGTGCGGCGGCATCCTTTATGTATCCTCGACGTGGCGCATAATCCCCATGCCGCCGGCTATTTGTCCGCCCAGCTCTCGCAGCTGGCGGTAGCGGGTAAAGTCCGGGCGGTGGTGGGCATGCTGGCCGACAAGGATATTCCCGCTACCCTGGACTGCCTGCGCGGACAGGTGGACGAATGGTACTGCGCCGGCCTGGACGGGCCGCGCGGCGCCAGCGCGGCTCAGGTAGCGGCCCATCTGGACAGGGCGCGCCGGTTCGACGACGTGGTCGATGCCTGGCGCCAGGCGCTGCAGGACGCCGATCCGGCGGATTGCATACTGGTGTTCGGGTCGTTTCATACCGTTGCGCCGGTCCTGGCGGTGGTTAACGCGGAGAAACAACGTGGCGAGTAA
- a CDS encoding ABC transporter permease — protein sequence MIEILQQYGHALLWSDGYRFTGLAITLWLLVSSVVMGDTGGFLAVARVSPLPWLRFPVWLFTYIFRGTPLYVQLLVFYSGMYSLDFIRGTEFLNTFFRSGLNCTVLALTLNTCAYTTEIFAGFIRGVPSGEIEAARAYGFTWFKLYRCIILPSALRSAIPAYSNEVILMLHSTALAFTATVPDVLKIARDINAATYQPFYAFGIAAVIYLMISFVLIGLFKQAEKRWLRHVKPQ from the coding sequence ATGATTGAGATTCTTCAACAATACGGCCATGCATTATTGTGGAGCGACGGCTATCGTTTCACCGGTCTGGCCATTACCCTTTGGCTACTGGTTTCTTCGGTGGTCATGGGGGATACTGGCGGTTTTCTGGCGGTCGCGCGGGTATCGCCGCTGCCGTGGCTCCGGTTTCCGGTTTGGCTGTTTACCTATATCTTTCGCGGTACGCCGCTTTATGTACAGTTGCTGGTGTTCTACTCCGGCATGTACAGTCTGGACTTTATCCGCGGCACGGAGTTCCTCAATACGTTTTTTCGCAGCGGCCTGAACTGTACCGTCCTGGCCTTGACCCTCAATACCTGCGCCTATACCACGGAAATTTTCGCCGGATTTATCCGCGGCGTGCCCAGCGGCGAAATCGAGGCGGCCCGGGCCTATGGCTTTACCTGGTTCAAGCTCTATCGCTGCATCATTCTGCCTTCGGCCCTGCGTTCGGCCATTCCGGCGTACAGCAATGAAGTGATCCTGATGCTCCATTCCACGGCGCTGGCGTTTACCGCCACCGTGCCCGACGTGCTGAAAATCGCCCGGGATATCAATGCGGCGACTTACCAACCGTTTTATGCGTTCGGCATTGCGGCGGTGATATATTTGATGATCTCTTTCGTGCTGATCGGGTTGTTCAAACAGGCGGAAAAACGCTGGCTGCGACACGTTAAGCCGCAATAA
- a CDS encoding TIGR01777 family oxidoreductase, translating into MKILVTGGTGLIGRHLIVRLLALSHRITVLTRDAPRAHQKLGSHITTLTSLTSCGNLDEFDAVINLAGESIAEKRWTPEQKDLLCRSRWDITERLSQLINQSDNPPSVFISGSAAGFYGNQDQILVTEDEPPADEFSHTLCERWEALALAAQSDKTRVCLSRTGVVLAHDGGMLSKLLPLFKMGLGGPVGDGRQFLSWIHIEDMVNALLFLLTTDNLRGPFNLVSPYPVHNEQFAATLGEVLHRPAVMRAPARAVKLLLGEGATLVLGGQRAVPKRLEQAGFVFRYSELRAALEEIVASAA; encoded by the coding sequence ATGAAGATATTGGTTACCGGAGGAACCGGATTGATCGGGCGGCATCTGATAGTCAGACTGCTGGCGTTATCACATCGGATTACGGTGTTGACCCGCGATGCGCCCCGCGCCCATCAAAAACTGGGCTCGCATATTACCACGCTTACTTCCCTTACGTCCTGCGGCAACCTGGATGAATTCGATGCGGTTATCAATCTGGCCGGCGAGTCCATTGCGGAAAAACGCTGGACCCCGGAACAAAAGGACCTGCTGTGCCGCAGCCGCTGGGATATTACCGAGCGGCTCAGCCAGTTGATAAACCAAAGCGATAATCCGCCCTCGGTCTTTATCTCCGGGTCCGCCGCCGGCTTTTACGGCAATCAGGATCAAATACTGGTCACCGAAGACGAGCCGCCGGCGGATGAGTTCTCCCATACCCTGTGCGAACGCTGGGAGGCCCTGGCGCTGGCGGCGCAAAGCGACAAAACCCGGGTGTGCCTGTCGCGCACCGGCGTGGTGCTGGCTCATGACGGCGGCATGCTGAGCAAACTGTTGCCGCTGTTTAAAATGGGGCTGGGGGGGCCGGTGGGCGACGGACGCCAATTTTTATCCTGGATTCATATCGAGGATATGGTCAATGCCCTGCTGTTTTTGCTCACCACGGATAATCTGCGGGGTCCGTTTAACCTGGTATCCCCCTATCCGGTGCATAACGAACAGTTTGCCGCGACGCTTGGCGAGGTATTGCACCGGCCTGCGGTGATGCGCGCGCCGGCGAGAGCGGTGAAACTGCTGCTGGGAGAAGGCGCGACCCTGGTACTGGGGGGACAGCGCGCCGTGCCTAAACGCTTGGAGCAGGCCGGGTTTGTCTTCCGCTACAGCGAGCTGCGCGCCGCCCTCGAAGAGATCGTCGCCTCGGCGGCCTAG